A window of Perognathus longimembris pacificus isolate PPM17 chromosome 6, ASM2315922v1, whole genome shotgun sequence contains these coding sequences:
- the Id4 gene encoding DNA-binding protein inhibitor ID-4: protein MKAVSPVRPSGRKAPSGCGGGELALRCLAEHGHSLGGSAAAAAAAAAARCKAAEAAADEPALCLQCDMNDCYSRLRRLVPTIPPNKKVSKVEILQHVIDYILDLQLALETHPALLRQPPPPAPPHHPAGTCPAAAPPRTPLTALNTDPAGAVNKGDSILCR, encoded by the exons ATGAAGGCAGTGAGCCCGGTGCGCCCCTCGGGCCGCAAGGCGCCGTCGGGCTGCGGCGGCGGGGAGCTGGCGCTGCGCTGCCTGGCGGAACACGGCCACAGCCTGGGtggctcggcggcggcggcggcggcggcggcggccgcgcgcTGCAAGGCGGCCGAGGCGGCGGCCGACGAGCCGGCGCTGTGCCTGCAGTGCGATATGAACGATTGCTACAGCCGCCTGCGGAGGCTGGTGCCCACCATCCCGCCCAACAAGAAAGTCAGCAAAGTGGAGATCCTGCAGCACGTTATCGACTACATCCTGGACCTGCAGCTGGCGCTGGAGACGCACCCGGCTCTGCTGAGacagccgccgccgcccgcgccgccgcacCACCCGGCCGGGACttgtcccgccgccgcgccaccGCGGACCCCGCTCACCGCGCTCAACACCGACCCG GCCGGCGCCGTGAACAAGGGCGACAGCATTCTGTGCCGCTGA